In the Kribbella sp. NBC_00482 genome, one interval contains:
- a CDS encoding DUF4142 domain-containing protein, with protein MRIARVPALLLLVVAGVLAIVQPANAATPQPDVAYLNTAHQLNLTIIEAAHTATTKGRTSCVRRVAAQLERDHRKLSAQELDVATRLNLLLPTAPSAAQRRQLDVLAAKAGTTAYDGAWLALQRLEHQQYLALVEGELPISASPAVEALADGAKPVIQMHQRSVTATCRVETTTPVVPTGEGGQQAEANLARTRAALILMGIGVVLLLVGKAISLKRRVIGIAALAAGLVMMFGGQPNNTGKVPDAGKSSTDREAAVPPVRLKLPGVLEASVQPVATGGNGQLQVPKSSSDVGWWAAGAAPGSVGGTVLLAGHVDTAKGLGVFAALSGVPVGTRVAVTGGDGGEHWYRIVARRTYKQEALPADLFHGAAKPRLALVTCTGSYDRTAHRYSENLVLYGVPLD; from the coding sequence GTGAGGATTGCCCGGGTGCCCGCGCTGCTGCTGCTCGTTGTGGCAGGCGTTCTGGCCATCGTGCAACCGGCGAACGCGGCGACCCCGCAACCGGATGTCGCCTATCTCAACACCGCTCACCAGCTCAACCTGACCATCATCGAGGCCGCGCACACGGCGACGACCAAGGGCCGGACCTCGTGCGTACGGCGGGTCGCCGCCCAGCTGGAACGTGACCATCGCAAGCTCTCAGCGCAGGAGCTCGACGTCGCCACGCGGCTCAACCTTCTGCTGCCGACGGCGCCTTCGGCGGCCCAGCGTCGCCAGCTCGACGTACTTGCGGCCAAGGCCGGGACAACGGCGTACGACGGCGCGTGGCTGGCCTTGCAGCGTCTGGAGCACCAGCAGTACCTGGCACTGGTGGAAGGTGAGCTGCCGATCAGCGCGTCGCCGGCAGTCGAGGCACTGGCTGACGGCGCCAAGCCCGTCATCCAGATGCACCAGCGTTCGGTCACGGCTACCTGTCGCGTCGAGACCACCACTCCGGTGGTGCCCACCGGCGAGGGCGGCCAGCAAGCAGAGGCCAACCTGGCCCGCACCCGGGCCGCACTGATCCTGATGGGGATCGGAGTGGTGCTGCTCCTGGTCGGCAAGGCGATCTCGCTGAAGCGACGCGTCATAGGTATCGCAGCCCTGGCAGCGGGTCTCGTGATGATGTTCGGCGGGCAGCCCAACAACACCGGAAAGGTCCCGGACGCGGGCAAGTCGTCCACGGACCGCGAGGCCGCCGTACCGCCTGTCCGTCTGAAACTCCCCGGTGTGCTCGAGGCGTCGGTGCAGCCGGTGGCGACCGGCGGCAACGGCCAGTTGCAGGTACCCAAGTCGTCCTCGGACGTGGGCTGGTGGGCCGCGGGCGCGGCGCCAGGCTCTGTTGGTGGCACCGTGCTGCTCGCTGGTCATGTGGACACTGCCAAAGGGCTCGGGGTGTTCGCAGCGCTCTCCGGCGTACCGGTCGGCACCAGGGTCGCGGTGACGGGTGGAGACGGCGGCGAGCACTGGTACCGGATCGTTGCGCGCCGTACCTATAAGCAGGAGGCTCTGCCCGCGGACCTGTTCCACGGTGCGGCGAAGCCCCGGCTGGCGTTGGTGACCTGCACGGGCTCCTACGACCGTACGGCGCACCGCTACAGCGAGAACCTCGTGCTCTACGGCGTTCCGCTCGACTGA
- a CDS encoding ABC transporter ATP-binding protein → MIEAKGLTKRYGATVAVDNLSFEVKPGRVTGFLGPNGAGKSTTMRMILGLDTPTSGEVTIDGQRYRDLHRPLTKVGALLDAKWVHPNRSARAHLTWMAASNKLPKSSVDKALDMVGLTSVANKRAGAFSLGMSQRLGIAGALLGDPEVLLFDEPVNGLDPEGIVWIRTFMHRLADEGRTVLVSSHLLSEMALTAEDLVVIGRGKLISQSTTQEFVDRASGTTVKVRTPQLDQFAGVLNEQRLVTRIEDVEDQGKVLFVEGDLTTDQIGEAAAAHGIVLHELTLQRGSLEQAFMQMTGDSVEYHAHEEIAAVTSLDAPDAAEVAAGPKEDN, encoded by the coding sequence ATGATCGAGGCAAAAGGCCTCACCAAGCGATACGGCGCAACAGTTGCCGTTGACAACCTGTCTTTCGAGGTGAAACCCGGCAGGGTGACCGGCTTCCTCGGCCCGAACGGGGCCGGCAAGTCCACCACCATGCGGATGATCCTCGGACTCGACACCCCGACGTCCGGCGAAGTCACCATCGACGGCCAGCGGTACCGCGACCTGCACCGGCCGCTGACCAAGGTCGGCGCGCTGCTGGACGCCAAGTGGGTGCACCCGAACCGCTCGGCGCGAGCCCATCTGACCTGGATGGCCGCGTCCAACAAGCTGCCGAAGTCGTCGGTCGACAAGGCGCTCGACATGGTCGGCCTGACGTCGGTCGCGAACAAGCGGGCCGGCGCCTTCTCGCTGGGCATGTCGCAGCGGCTCGGTATCGCCGGCGCGTTGCTCGGCGACCCGGAGGTGCTGCTGTTCGACGAGCCGGTGAACGGTCTCGACCCGGAGGGCATCGTCTGGATCCGGACCTTCATGCACCGGCTGGCCGACGAGGGCCGCACCGTGCTGGTCTCGAGCCACCTGCTGTCCGAGATGGCGCTGACGGCCGAGGACCTGGTCGTCATCGGCCGCGGCAAGCTGATCTCGCAGAGCACCACCCAGGAGTTCGTCGACCGCGCCAGCGGTACGACGGTGAAGGTGCGGACGCCGCAGCTCGACCAGTTCGCCGGTGTGCTGAACGAGCAGCGCCTGGTGACCCGGATCGAGGACGTCGAGGACCAGGGCAAGGTGCTGTTCGTCGAGGGCGACCTGACCACCGACCAGATCGGCGAGGCGGCCGCCGCGCACGGCATCGTGCTGCACGAACTGACGCTGCAGCGCGGTTCGCTGGAGCAGGCATTCATGCAGATGACCGGTGACTCGGTCGAGTACCACGCGCACGAGGAGATCGCCGCTGTGACCTCGCTCGACGCACCCGACGCCGCCGAGGTGGCCGCGGGTCCGAAGGAGGACAACTGA